One segment of Nostoc flagelliforme CCNUN1 DNA contains the following:
- a CDS encoding AAA family ATPase, which translates to MLKRIYIDNFRGLVNFEMNFDSINLFLGGNGTGKSTVFEALRRIQLFISGVAKVEGIFPFFDCTRWQTLPIQRFEIEIDGNNGNYKYELSIEHNRENSHVQYERLWFDNQPLLKFEMGEVQIFYDNHSLGPKYPFNWSQSILPLLLGNNDITKLSWFKQRMERFIIVQIIPNLIINSSEKEETQLTPRMENFVSWYRYISQDQGKVAELMNVLKNVLDGFVSFKFDQFREGYRTLKLRFTSDG; encoded by the coding sequence ATGCTAAAGCGAATATATATTGATAACTTTCGCGGTTTAGTAAATTTTGAGATGAATTTTGACTCGATTAACCTGTTTCTTGGTGGTAATGGGACAGGTAAATCAACTGTTTTTGAAGCCTTACGGAGAATTCAACTTTTCATAAGTGGGGTCGCTAAGGTAGAAGGGATTTTCCCATTTTTTGACTGCACTCGCTGGCAAACTTTACCAATTCAGCGTTTTGAAATAGAAATTGACGGGAATAATGGCAACTATAAATATGAACTTTCTATTGAACATAATCGAGAAAATAGCCATGTACAATATGAACGTTTGTGGTTTGATAACCAACCTTTATTAAAGTTCGAGATGGGCGAAGTTCAAATTTTTTATGACAATCATTCACTTGGACCAAAATATCCTTTTAATTGGTCTCAGTCCATATTACCTTTATTACTAGGGAACAATGACATCACAAAGCTGTCGTGGTTCAAACAGCGCATGGAGCGATTTATTATTGTACAAATTATTCCTAATCTGATAATTAATAGTAGTGAAAAAGAAGAAACCCAATTGACTCCTAGAATGGAAAATTTTGTCTCTTGGTATCGCTATATTTCACAGGATCAGGGCAAGGTAGCTGAATTAATGAATGTTTTAAAAAATGTATTAGATGGTTTTGTAAGCTTTAAATTTGATCAGTTTAGAGAAGGCTATCGAACTTTAAAATTAAGATTTACAAGCGATGGATAA
- a CDS encoding DUF7453 family protein, giving the protein MNSCTKILSAIAGSFLSLVTIGVNSAQASNFTFTSIVNVRDNKDFFDAGGSFFDVGGGPINDNGTVAFAVATSNGEGIFTSNGGGAFTTVLKPSPRSSSLNGLAINNSDTVAFGTLGSAFEGSLFISKDGNITKVATLADFFELNNNDTLVFTTFDDLFNKKIVTANGGLVTTVVDTSGSFSSFDQNTAINDSNVVAFQATLKDGRSGVFTIKDGTITTIADNTSLFLGGFFGVGINNTGTVIFNAPLGSREAKIFTGDGEEINTVADTSGSFNGLIGGVINNNNQVAFGATLLNGAENVFGDGIFTGSDPVADKVIAIGDSLLGGTVTNLLFRDLNNSGQISFLADFIDDSGKTFRGVFRADPVSKSIPESTSTLGLLAFGALGTGLTLKRKLKQI; this is encoded by the coding sequence ATGAATAGTTGCACAAAAATTTTATCTGCTATAGCTGGTAGTTTCCTAAGTTTAGTAACAATAGGTGTTAACTCAGCACAAGCTAGCAACTTTACGTTTACATCAATCGTTAACGTAAGGGATAATAAGGACTTCTTCGATGCTGGTGGTAGCTTCTTCGATGTCGGTGGTGGCCCCATCAACGATAATGGTACAGTAGCTTTTGCTGTTGCCACCTCAAATGGTGAAGGCATCTTTACTAGCAACGGCGGCGGAGCGTTTACCACTGTTCTTAAACCGTCACCACGCTCATCTAGTCTCAATGGTCTTGCAATTAACAATAGTGATACAGTAGCCTTCGGAACTCTTGGTAGTGCTTTTGAAGGATCACTCTTTATCAGTAAGGATGGGAATATTACCAAAGTTGCTACATTAGCAGATTTCTTTGAGTTGAACAACAATGATACATTGGTTTTCACCACTTTCGACGACTTATTTAATAAGAAGATTGTTACTGCCAATGGTGGACTTGTGACAACTGTGGTGGATACTAGCGGATCATTTTCATCTTTCGACCAAAATACTGCGATTAACGACTCTAATGTAGTGGCTTTTCAAGCTACATTAAAAGATGGAAGATCAGGTGTTTTCACGATTAAAGATGGGACAATTACAACGATCGCTGATAATACTAGTTTGTTTTTGGGTGGATTTTTTGGTGTTGGCATTAATAATACAGGAACAGTGATATTTAATGCTCCACTAGGGAGCAGGGAAGCAAAGATATTTACAGGCGATGGTGAAGAAATTAACACTGTTGCCGACACTAGTGGCTCCTTTAATGGATTGATTGGTGGTGTAATTAATAACAACAATCAAGTAGCTTTCGGCGCAACATTACTTAATGGGGCAGAAAATGTTTTTGGGGATGGTATTTTTACAGGATCAGACCCCGTTGCAGATAAAGTGATTGCCATTGGGGACTCCCTTTTAGGAGGTACTGTTACCAATCTTTTGTTTAGGGATCTAAATAATTCTGGTCAAATTTCGTTCTTGGCAGACTTTATAGATGACAGTGGTAAGACTTTCAGAGGTGTTTTCCGTGCCGATCCAGTTTCTAAATCAATTCCCGAATCTACTTCCACGTTAGGCTTACTAGCTTTTGGCGCTTTAGGCACAGGTTTAACTCTCAAAAGAAAACTAAAACAGATATAA
- a CDS encoding AAA family ATPase yields MDYYFNELSDGQKVLIALYTLLYCTQSEDYTLCIDEPENFLALPEIQPWLIQLYDLCSEGKMQALLISHHPELINYLLASPIGYWFERQSNAPVRVKKISNEVAENTGLPISELIARGWLYEPA; encoded by the coding sequence ATTGATTATTATTTTAATGAACTATCTGATGGACAAAAAGTCCTAATTGCCCTGTACACGCTTCTTTATTGCACTCAGTCTGAAGATTATACACTGTGTATTGATGAACCAGAGAATTTTTTAGCCCTGCCAGAAATTCAGCCTTGGCTAATTCAGCTTTATGACCTTTGCAGTGAGGGAAAAATGCAGGCTTTGCTAATTTCTCATCATCCTGAACTAATTAATTATCTTTTAGCATCACCTATAGGTTATTGGTTTGAGCGTCAGAGTAATGCTCCTGTGCGAGTGAAAAAAATTAGCAATGAGGTTGCAGAAAATACTGGATTACCCATTTCAGAATTGATTGCGCGGGGATGGCTGTATGAGCCAGCGTAG
- a CDS encoding heavy metal translocating P-type ATPase, which yields MLYPQRLGQFTREHADTVAALLCGLLLLLGWFALHLGWLGLALLLLPAAYVIGGYESAREGLTTLFKEKELDVDLLMIVAAIGAASLGLWRREYHLIIDGAILILIFAISGALEGYAMQRTERSIRSLMSLTPDTARVLLQGKEEEIPISQLKVGDEIVVKPGELIPTDGIIISGYSTLNQAAITGESLPIEKTVGAEVFAGTLNGYGALQIKVHKPAQSSLIQRVIRLVEQAQTEAPPSQEFIDRFEKGYAKVIVVAGILLATLPPFLWGWDWETTIYRALTFLVVASPCALMAAIMPTLLSGIANGARQGILFKNGAQLEKIGKVRAIAFDKTGTLTTGQVQVFQVIAGSEYTQADVLKAAVSVESYSEHPIGKAIVQAAGDLDWVGAVQVQAIPGQGIVGIAQEQQVIVGNAVFVQKYVTNLPEELRKMAQSLEQEGKTVVWVAQGNIAKVMGVIAIADEVRSQAAATITRLKKLGVEQIVMLTGDNQETAHSVAKAVGIDRVYAQLLPEDKLDVIRRLQQEYQTVAMVGDGINDAPALAQASVGIAMGVSGSDVALETADIVLMADRLEKIAVAIHLGRRSQAIVKQNIFVALGFIMLLLVGNFLGNINLPIGVIGHEGSTVLVTLSGLRLLK from the coding sequence ATGCTCTACCCCCAACGTTTGGGCCAATTCACCAGAGAACACGCAGATACCGTAGCAGCCCTTTTGTGTGGCTTACTATTACTTCTCGGATGGTTCGCCTTGCATCTGGGTTGGTTGGGATTGGCGTTACTGCTGCTACCCGCCGCTTATGTAATTGGTGGTTACGAAAGTGCGCGGGAAGGATTGACTACTCTCTTCAAAGAAAAAGAACTTGATGTAGATTTGCTGATGATTGTGGCGGCTATTGGTGCTGCTAGTCTCGGCTTATGGCGAAGAGAATATCATCTAATTATTGATGGGGCAATTTTGATTCTCATCTTTGCTATCAGTGGCGCACTAGAAGGCTACGCCATGCAGCGAACTGAGCGGAGTATCAGGAGTTTGATGAGCCTGACGCCAGATACAGCAAGGGTTTTGCTTCAGGGGAAGGAAGAGGAAATTCCTATTAGTCAGCTAAAAGTCGGTGATGAGATTGTCGTCAAACCCGGAGAGCTAATTCCTACCGATGGGATAATTATATCTGGTTACAGCACTCTCAATCAAGCTGCAATCACAGGCGAGTCTTTACCTATAGAGAAAACAGTGGGCGCAGAAGTATTTGCTGGCACACTCAACGGCTATGGTGCATTGCAGATTAAGGTACACAAACCAGCCCAAAGTAGCTTAATTCAGCGTGTGATTCGCCTAGTAGAACAAGCGCAGACAGAAGCTCCTCCTTCGCAAGAGTTTATCGATCGCTTTGAGAAAGGATATGCCAAAGTCATTGTAGTAGCCGGGATATTACTGGCAACTTTACCGCCCTTTCTCTGGGGTTGGGATTGGGAAACGACGATTTATCGGGCGCTTACTTTCTTGGTGGTGGCTTCTCCCTGTGCGCTGATGGCTGCAATTATGCCCACCCTACTTTCAGGAATCGCCAATGGTGCAAGACAAGGGATTTTGTTTAAAAATGGGGCGCAGTTGGAGAAGATTGGCAAAGTCCGAGCGATCGCATTTGATAAAACTGGTACTCTCACAACAGGACAGGTGCAGGTATTCCAGGTAATTGCAGGCAGTGAATACACACAAGCAGATGTATTAAAAGCAGCCGTAAGTGTGGAATCATATTCAGAACATCCCATCGGTAAAGCAATTGTGCAGGCAGCTGGTGATTTGGATTGGGTTGGTGCAGTTCAAGTACAAGCTATACCTGGACAGGGAATTGTGGGAATCGCCCAAGAACAACAGGTAATTGTGGGGAATGCCGTTTTTGTGCAAAAGTATGTAACAAATTTACCTGAAGAATTGCGAAAAATGGCTCAATCTTTGGAGCAAGAAGGTAAAACTGTGGTTTGGGTAGCACAGGGAAATATAGCAAAGGTGATGGGTGTAATTGCGATCGCAGATGAAGTAAGATCGCAAGCAGCCGCAACCATTACCCGGTTAAAAAAACTAGGAGTTGAACAAATTGTCATGTTAACCGGGGATAATCAGGAAACTGCTCACAGTGTCGCCAAAGCAGTAGGAATTGATCGGGTGTATGCTCAACTCCTGCCAGAAGATAAGCTAGATGTTATCCGCCGTCTACAGCAAGAATATCAAACAGTTGCAATGGTGGGCGATGGGATTAATGATGCACCAGCCCTAGCACAAGCATCTGTAGGTATAGCGATGGGAGTATCTGGTAGTGATGTAGCACTGGAAACCGCAGATATAGTACTGATGGCAGACAGGTTAGAAAAAATTGCGGTGGCGATACATTTAGGTAGGCGATCGCAAGCCATAGTAAAACAAAATATATTCGTAGCGTTGGGTTTCATTATGTTGCTTTTGGTGGGCAACTTTCTGGGAAATATTAACTTACCCATCGGTGTCATTGGGCATGAAGGTTCTACAGTGTTAGTTACCCTTAGTGGACTAAGATTGCTCAAATAA